One region of Gigantopelta aegis isolate Gae_Host chromosome 7, Gae_host_genome, whole genome shotgun sequence genomic DNA includes:
- the LOC121377186 gene encoding baculoviral IAP repeat-containing protein 7-A-like produces MSNVAFPNYSDMNSRLNSFQGWPRETTDQPARGLAKARFFYIGSADRVQCFHCGVRLRNWDGKDDPSSCHRLYSPDCPFISQREPFNRQYADNKNMLDSHGMTAPIAEEGPADSPRI; encoded by the coding sequence ATGAGTAACGTCGCTTTTCCTAATTACTCGGATATGAATTCCAGGCTCAATTCATTTCAAGGGTGGCCACGTGAAACCACTGACCAACCAGCTCGGGGCTTAGCCAAAGCGAGATTCTTCTACATCGGGTCCGCTGACAGAGTCCAGTGTTTCCACTGCGGAGTGCGTCTGAGAAACTGGGATGGAAAGGATGATCCTTCCTCCTGTCATCGGCTGTATTCCCCTGACTGTCCGTTCATATCACAGAGAGAACCTTTCAATCGTCAATACGCAGACAACAAGAATATGCTTGATTCTCACGGGATGACTGCTCCAATAGCCGAAGAAGGACCGGCGGATTCCCCCCGGATCTGA